From the Neobacillus sp. PS3-34 genome, the window CCAGAAGGTGGATACCTTTGCTCTGGAGGAAAAATTGGTGGAGGAAGGAACGTTTAATCCAGACGATTATACGACCCTTTCTGGATTTTTAGAAGACTTAACTGGAGATATCCATAAAACACATCATAAAGGCAGAAGTTATTTTGAATATGAGACCTATTTTGATATATATGAAAGGCTAATCTTTGACTATTTGTATGAACTTGTTCCAGAGGAATTGCTTACTGCATTAACAAAGCATTTCGAGGTTCAGCAAGATTTAGATTCACAATCATTTGCAAAAGAAGTCATTAATGAAGCACTGGTGGAAGTGGCGTATGCCTTCGTTGAGGAGCTTGCTGAAGAATATATTTCTGATCTTTTAAAGCTGGCAGAAATTTCTTTTGATGAAGATTTACATAAAGAAATCTTTGAAAGTGACATTGCCGACAGGAAAAGAAAACTAGCAGAAGAACGTGCTGAGATGGAGCGGAGAAGACAGGATGAAATCCGTATGCTCGACGATATATTCGGGGAGGAGTACAGGCTATCAAGGAACTCCAGAATCAAATATGTACTCCATCTCGGAGAAACAAATACGGGAAAAACCTACCATGCTTTGGGGAAAATGAAAGAAGCTGATAGCGGATTATACCTGGCTCCACTTCGTTTATTAGCATTGGAGGTTTACGATAAATTAAATGATGAGGGAACGCCATGCTCACTGAAAACTGGTGAGGAGGAAAAACTCGTCCATGAAGCAAGCCATATTTCCTGTACAATCGAAATGTTCCATGAAAAGGATTATTATGATGTTGTTGTTATTGATGAGGCCAAATGATAGCGGACAAGGACCGTGGATATTCATGGTATAAAGCCATCACAAAAGCTAATGCAGGCGAAGTCCATGTAATTGGAAGCCGAAATGTAAAAACCATGCTTCTGGAACTTTTAAAGGATTCTGATGTGGAAATATATGAATACCACCGTGATATACCGCTCGAGGTTGAAAAAAGGGAATTTAAGATTAATACGGTTAAAAAAGGTGATGCCTTGATTTGTTTCTCCAGAAAACGTGTTCTGGAAACAGCTTCAAGATTGCAAAACAATGGCCGCGCAGCAAGTATGATATATGGAAGTATGCCTCCTGAAACAAGAAAGAAACAAATCCAGCGATTTATAGAGGGTGAAACAACAGTCATTGTCGCAACGGATGCAATAGGAATGGGATTAAATCTGCCTATTCGCCGTATTGTATTTTTAGAAAATGAAAAATTTGACGGGACGAGAAGAAGGCTGCTTACCTCTCAGGAAGTAAAGCAAATTGCGGGAAGAGCTGGGCGGAAAGGACTTTATAATACGGGCAGGGTTGCTTTTACAGCCGATATCAATAGAATGAAGCAGCTGCTGCTGCAGGAAGATGAAGCACTTCAAACCTTCGCTATCACACCTACTAGTGAAATGCTAGACCGCTTTCAAAAATACAGCCGTGATTTAGGCACTTTTTTTGATCTTTGGATGAAGTTTGAAAGTCCTAAGGGAACAAAAAAGGCTCCTCTTACTGAAGAACGCGAGCTTTATGAGATGATCAGGGATACTGAAATGGAAGCAAGACTATCCTTAAAGGATTTATATTCCTTTTTGCAGCTTCCTTTTTCCTCAAGAGAGCCATCTCTTACGCGGCAATGGGAGGAAACAATTATGGCAATTATTACAGGAGATGAAATGCCTGAGCCGAAGCTGAAATTGCGCAATCTTGAGGAGCTGGAGCTAACCTATAAAGCAATCGGCCTCCATCTTTTGTTTTTATACCGTCTAAACCGTCCGACAGAAGCTGTTTATTGGGAGAGGGTACGAGAAGAAATAAGCGACAAGGTTCATGAACGCCTTAAGACAGATGTAAAAAATATGAGCAGGAAATGCAAGCGGTGCGGCAAGAAGCTTGCATGGGATCACCGTTTTCCGATTTGCGAAGCCTGTTTTGAAACCCAAAGCAGGAGGAACTATAGCCGCTATTAAAATAAAAAGTTAAATAAAAACATAAAGAGAGCAGTCTGAATTCAGCGATGAAGCAGGGCTGCTTTTTTTACACATAAATCCAAATAAAAATAATGGATATATATTTACTAATTATGGGTAAAGAGCTAATAAGGAAATATTGAGGAGGAATGAAAATGAATGATTTTTTGAAAAAGGGTTTTTGGCTTGGTATCGGTGCAGCCATTACAAGTAAAGAGAAACTGGAGGAGAATATTAACAGATTGGTCCAAAAAGGAATGATGACCCGGACAGAAGCAGACTCATTGTTCAATGAATTTTTAAAAAAGGGAGAAGAGAAAAGTGAAAGCTGGAACGAGGAGTTTCGTAAAACAATTAAAAATCAGCTGAAAGAGTTCGGTTTTGTGACAAGAGAAGAACTTGATTCACTTCAATCTCAAATAACATTATTGCAGGAAGAAATTAAGTTGTTAAGACATACAGAAACTACTACCGAAAATACTACCGAAAATACAGATACCAATAATGAGGATAAATCATTTGTTCGGATCGATAAAGCTGATGAAGATTTGTATTAGGTGATAGAATGTTGAGTAATCGTTTACGCCGTTTAAATAGATATAGAGAAATAGTCTCCATCCTGGGTAAGTATGGATATGGTTTTTTAATAGAAGATGTAGGACTTTCTGATTTGCTAACAATAAAAGACAGGTTTGCAGCGAGTTTTAAACAAGGCGATTCAGAGGAAACGGGGACACGTATCAGAGAGTTATTAGAAGAGTTACGCCGACCTTTGTGAAGTTGGGACAGCTTTTTAGCATTAGGAGCGACCTGCTGCCGGTAGAGATCATTCGCCAATTGGAGAAGCTGCAGGATGAGGTGACACCCGTACCTGCTGCAGAAATTCTAGAAAAGATAAAAGTAGAATTAGGAAATCCAGTTGAAGAATTATTTCATTCATTTAATGAGGAATGCATTGGTGCTGCTTCGATCGGCCAGGTACACGAGGCCACTCTTCATACCGGGGAAAAAGTAGTGGTGAAAGTGCAGAGACCAGGAATTCGAAAAACGGTTTACACTGATCTGCAAATTTTACAGGATCTTTCCAGATTGGTTGAAGAAAGGTATAGCTGGGCCGGGATTATCATATTACTGAAATGATGGAAGAACTTGCAGAATCAATAAAAAATGAGCTGGATTACATCGAAGAAGGTAGAAACATGGAGACGGTCCAGCTTCAATTTCAAGGTAATGAATCGTTTAAGATTCCTGATGTTTTTTGGGATTACACTACTTCCCATATTTTAACAATGGAGCGGATAGAGGGATGTAAATTAACCAGTCTTAATGAATTACATTTGCAAGCAGGTGAAAAAAGAAAAATTGCAGATTTATTAGTTGAAGCGTTTATCACGCAAATACTAAGAGAAGGATTTTTCCATGGAGACCCGCATCCTGGCAATTTGCTCTATTTAACGGATACAAAACAGCTGGGATTAATTGATTTTGGTCAAATGGGCCGGTTATCCTCAGAGATGAGATATGATGTGACATCTTTAATGATCGGCCTAATGAATGAAGATACCGATCAAGTCGTAAAAGCAATGTATCGGCTTACTGATGTTCCAGCTTCTGTGGATGAAAAGAAGTTTTATAGTGATATAGAGAGAATTAGCAAAAAATACAGTCACGTTCCGTTAGGTGAAATGAACTTCGGTATTACAATTAGTGAGTTATTTGCAACGGCGCAGGACCATCGAATCCGTATACCAAAGGATTTTTTGATGCTCGGAAAGACGTTGATAACAGTGGAAGGCATCATATCTGAAATAGATCCGACTCTTAACCTGCTAACCCTTGCAAAGCCCTACGGTGAACAATTGGTAAGAGAGAGGTACGACCCATTAAAAATGGGCAAGCGATTTGTAGAGAATGCGGAGGACCTAACAGGAACTTTACTTAATTTGCCAGGAAAAATTGAGGACGTGTTAGAGAAAACCTCAGAAGGAAATTTGAAGGTTGAAATCAGTCTGTCAGAAATTAGTGACATATTTAATAAAATAGATCGAATCAGCAACCAGGTTTCCTTCAGTTTAACCCTTCTGGCTTTTAGTATAGTAGTATTAGGACTTATTGTGGGAGCCACCTTTGGTACGGATACCTTTTTGACAAGTATACATGCCTTGGAAATAGGCTTTGTTATTTCATTTCTTATGTTCCTATGGATTATTTATTCAATTTTAAAATCAGGAAGATTTTAAAGGAATTTATTAAATATAAAGCTGAGGAGAATCTTCCTCAGCTTCATATTTAAACCCACGAACCTTTTATATTTTTGAAATATTAGAACAAATAAGGTAAACTTCTATTCTAAATATATTTTCAAAGCCATAGTGTTAGTATACAAGAGAAAAGATGAGCATTGTGATGTTTATTAATTGGAAAATGAACAAAATGGGGAGAAATGGAAAGATGGAGACTTTACTTATTTTTCAAGATGAAGAATCAAATAAATTTTGGAAAATAGCAGTTACAGGAAATACATATACCATTACATTTGGTAAAAAAGGGACAACCGGTGCGGTGAAAACAAAAAAATTTGTGTCACGTCATATTTGCGAGAATGAAGCATGCAAAATGATTGAGGCTAAAATGAAACAAGGCTATAAGCCAGTAGAATATTCCGCACATATAATAAAAGAAAGTTCAATGGATGAAAAATTGTTTTGGAAGCTGATAGAAACTGCGAAGAACAAGGGAGAAGATTCAGAGAGTCAGCTCGAATGGCTAATTAGGCATTTAGCAAGAAAACCAATTAAAGAAATCATTAAATTTGATTCTATATTTAATGAGAATTATCAAAAGTCGTATTCTTCGGATATTTGGGCAGCTGCCTATATCATATTGGGTGGCTGTTCAGACGACTGTTTTGATTACTTTCGGGCTTGGCTGCTATATTTAGGGAAAGAAAAGTATGAAGAAGCCGTGTCTAATCCAGAGTCGATTATTCCATATTTAAATAGCCTGCATGGTGAAATGCCCCAGTTAGAGGAATTGACCTGTGCTGCCATGACGGCATATGAAGAAAAAACGGGCATGGACGACGGAAGTTATTACGATTTATATGAACAGCTGGCAGGTAATTATGGGGATGTTCCAGAGCTGATATTGGATTGGGATGAAGACGACGAAGATGCGTTGCAGCAAAAATTCCCCCTCCTCTGGGAGCTTTATGGAGAGAATCCCCTAGAATATTAATACACCAAAATTGCTCTTAAAATAAAAGGAAATACTGAAAAAAGCACAAAATCAAAAATGGTTTTTGTGCTTTTTCTATTTGTCGCAAAGCTAAGTATTCATATTAATAAATTTCCTGAAATTCCACTTTACAAATATATCCTAAATGTTATAGAATTTCTATGTACCTAAAATATCTAGGTAGGTGAAAAAATGTTTAATCGAGAATTGGTTAAAGGAAGTACATCATTAATCCTACTGCAATTATTAAACGAACGGGATATGTATGGCTATGAGTTGGTTAAGGAATTAGAAAAACGCAGTGACAATGATTTCAGTGTGAAGGAAGGGACATTGTATCCAGCTCTTCATAAGCTCGAAAAGCAGGAATATATTGATTGCTATTGGCGGGAGCAGGAAAAAGGCCAGCCCGTAAATATTACCGCATAACTAAACCCGGCCAGGAATTATTGGAAGAAAAGACCCAGGAATGGAAAGACTTTGTCCGAGTAATGAACAAGGTTATGGGGAGAACGCAAAATGGAACAGCTGAAGAATAAGTTTTTAAAGGAATTAGCAAAGGGACTTGGAAATTATGAAGGGAAAGAGAGCATCCTTCAGGAATACGAAGCCCATTTGGATGAATTATTGGCTGAATTCATGGATGTTGAAAATGAAAGAGAAATACAGGAGCAAATTATGTCCCGTCTGGGAAGCCCGGATGAGATAGCCAGTATGTGGAGAGCTGAACTTTCAGTCACCCCGAGTAAGATGAAATGGCTTTTTTTCCTCTTGAACATTGTATTTTTTACAGGAGGAAGTGTACTTACACTTATTCATAATTTATATCAGTGGGATTGGCTATCAGGCGTTTGGCTCCATTTGACTGCTATTCCAATCATCATTGCATTTATCTATATGTTTTTCTGGGCTTTGTTAGGATATGAAATTGGAAAAGGTTTTGGACATAAGGGAAAAAGACTTTTGAAGAAAACTTTTTTGCTGTCATTGATTCCGAATCTTGTGCTAATGATTTTGACTGTATTCCAAATCATCCCTCACAATTGGTTTGAACCATTATTATCAAGAGAATTTATTTTTGCATGTATCATTTTTACGATCTTCCTTTATCCTATCTCATTGATTGGCTACCGATGGGGAAAAAAAGCTTCCATTTAAGAAGTTTTTTTTGCTCGTATACATAGAAAATCTATGTATATAGAATAATGATATCGTAATTGATATCTCTATTTTATTTTTTAATTATATACCTAGAATTACTATGCAGTAATAATTAGGAGGAAATCAAAATGGAAACGAAAATAGAAAAACGGGATTGGTTATTCTTATTAGTGTGTCTATTGTTAGGTGTTTTGGGTGAAGAAGCATTTTTTCGTGATCGAATAGGAATATCCTATTTAGTTTTTATTATTGGTTTTTACGCTATTTTCTTTTGGAGATTTAGAGGCTTTAACTTTTCGCACCAGCGGCTTGGCTATTTTATTCTTTGCTGTATATGGATTTTGGCAGCAAATTTTTTCCTCTACGATAACATGGTGTTCTATTCATTAAACCTACTTGCTTTGCCCGTGTTGGTGATTTTTCATATCGTATTGATAACAAGTCCAAAAAACATAAACTGGAGTAAACCAGTCTTTATATTCTATCTGTTTTCAAAATTGCTCGATTCCATTAAATTTAATTTCTCATTTGCAAAGGGAAGTGGGAAATTTTTTAAAGAGGGAGCGGATGAAAAAAAATATCAAGTGTGGAAGAAGGTTATTGTAGGAGTAGCAATTTCCATTCCTGTTCTTTTTATCGTTTTAAACTTGCTGATGTCCGCCGATAGTCAGTTTGAACGGATAATTGGAAATTTCCCGCAATGGTTTGACGTTATGAGTTCAGAGAATATCTTCAGATGTATTGTCGTTTTAATTTACACTTTTGCATTCTTTGGACTTATGCAGGTATTAATTCAACGGAAAATCCAGGTCATTGATCCGCAAAACAATAATCAGTTTATAAAATTTGACGATATTATCGCTTTAACTGTATTGGTGTTAATTAATTCTGTTTACTTGCTGTTCGTGCTAGTGCAATTCAAATACTTTTTTAGCGGAACGCTGCAGGGGGATTACACATACGCTCAATATGCAAGGCGAGGATTTTTTGAATTGTTGTTCGTTACCATGATTAATTTGTCGATTACCGTTTTTGTGATTTCTTTTGTAAAATCAACAGGAAAAAATGTGAAAAGAATTATGAAAATCATTCTGTCAATTCTTATTTTATCTAGTGTGATTATACTGTCCTCTGCGTTTATGCGGATGCTCATGTACGAGGAGGCCTACGGATTTACTTTTACAAGGGTGCTAGTCCATTCATTCATGATTTTTCTATTAATAATTATTGCCTATACCTTGGTGAGAATATGGCTTGAAAGGATATCCCTTTTCCATTTCTATTTTATTGCAGGACTTTTATATTACACTTGCATTAATATTATTAATATCGATCAAATCGTTGTGAATGAAAATATAGGAAGATATGAACAAACGGGAAAGATTGATATTCATTACCTTAACAGTCTCTCCTATACTGGAGTACTGTCATTGATTGACCTTTATGAAAAAGATTTGAAAATAAATGGTCTCTCAGAGACTCTAAAAGAACGTCAGGCATCTGGTAATTCAGAAAAAACACCATGGCAGTCCTATAATTTGACAAGAGATCATGCATTAAAAGAATTAAGGGATTTAAGAATCCAATAGCAAAAACAAAAGCTGGCTTACTATTATGCTAAAGGGTTCTATATTGAAGTGCTTAATAATGAAATTACCAGCTCTTTATTTCTTGAAGGTAAAAAAACTATTATAGCGAATAGGTTTATGGGGGATTTATATAATTAAAAAAAA encodes:
- a CDS encoding DUF4240 domain-containing protein; the protein is METLLIFQDEESNKFWKIAVTGNTYTITFGKKGTTGAVKTKKFVSRHICENEACKMIEAKMKQGYKPVEYSAHIIKESSMDEKLFWKLIETAKNKGEDSESQLEWLIRHLARKPIKEIIKFDSIFNENYQKSYSSDIWAAAYIILGGCSDDCFDYFRAWLLYLGKEKYEEAVSNPESIIPYLNSLHGEMPQLEELTCAAMTAYEEKTGMDDGSYYDLYEQLAGNYGDVPELILDWDEDDEDALQQKFPLLWELYGENPLEY
- a CDS encoding helicase-related protein, with protein sequence MIADKDRGYSWYKAITKANAGEVHVIGSRNVKTMLLELLKDSDVEIYEYHRDIPLEVEKREFKINTVKKGDALICFSRKRVLETASRLQNNGRAASMIYGSMPPETRKKQIQRFIEGETTVIVATDAIGMGLNLPIRRIVFLENEKFDGTRRRLLTSQEVKQIAGRAGRKGLYNTGRVAFTADINRMKQLLLQEDEALQTFAITPTSEMLDRFQKYSRDLGTFFDLWMKFESPKGTKKAPLTEERELYEMIRDTEMEARLSLKDLYSFLQLPFSSREPSLTRQWEETIMAIITGDEMPEPKLKLRNLEELELTYKAIGLHLLFLYRLNRPTEAVYWERVREEISDKVHERLKTDVKNMSRKCKRCGKKLAWDHRFPICEACFETQSRRNYSRY
- a CDS encoding AarF/UbiB family protein, whose translation is MKLGQLFSIRSDLLPVEIIRQLEKLQDEVTPVPAAEILEKIKVELGNPVEELFHSFNEECIGAASIGQVHEATLHTGEKVVVKVQRPGIRKTVYTDLQILQDLSRLVEERYSWAGIIILLK
- a CDS encoding AarF/UbiB family protein, producing the protein MMEELAESIKNELDYIEEGRNMETVQLQFQGNESFKIPDVFWDYTTSHILTMERIEGCKLTSLNELHLQAGEKRKIADLLVEAFITQILREGFFHGDPHPGNLLYLTDTKQLGLIDFGQMGRLSSEMRYDVTSLMIGLMNEDTDQVVKAMYRLTDVPASVDEKKFYSDIERISKKYSHVPLGEMNFGITISELFATAQDHRIRIPKDFLMLGKTLITVEGIISEIDPTLNLLTLAKPYGEQLVRERYDPLKMGKRFVENAEDLTGTLLNLPGKIEDVLEKTSEGNLKVEISLSEISDIFNKIDRISNQVSFSLTLLAFSIVVLGLIVGATFGTDTFLTSIHALEIGFVISFLMFLWIIYSILKSGRF
- a CDS encoding DUF4173 domain-containing protein — protein: METKIEKRDWLFLLVCLLLGVLGEEAFFRDRIGISYLVFIIGFYAIFFWRFRGFNFSHQRLGYFILCCIWILAANFFLYDNMVFYSLNLLALPVLVIFHIVLITSPKNINWSKPVFIFYLFSKLLDSIKFNFSFAKGSGKFFKEGADEKKYQVWKKVIVGVAISIPVLFIVLNLLMSADSQFERIIGNFPQWFDVMSSENIFRCIVVLIYTFAFFGLMQVLIQRKIQVIDPQNNNQFIKFDDIIALTVLVLINSVYLLFVLVQFKYFFSGTLQGDYTYAQYARRGFFELLFVTMINLSITVFVISFVKSTGKNVKRIMKIILSILILSSVIILSSAFMRMLMYEEAYGFTFTRVLVHSFMIFLLIIIAYTLVRIWLERISLFHFYFIAGLLYYTCINIINIDQIVVNENIGRYEQTGKIDIHYLNSLSYTGVLSLIDLYEKDLKINGLSETLKERQASGNSEKTPWQSYNLTRDHALKELRDLRIQ